AAGAGATAGTAAGGAAGAAGGATTGGAAAGCCACCTAGTTGAACAAATGATCCCATCCATTTACTCTTTCCACCTTTCTCATAATATAATCTCCCTAATAAGGTTGCTGCAGTCTGGCCTGAGAGAACAAGGAATGAATAAAACCCGATTCGAATCCAAAGTCCAAGTTTTCTGGTTTGAGCAGTAGTTGGTTGGTTGGATTCATTTGCATAGCCATGAGAATCTCCTTCATTAGCTTCCTCAGCTGGTTAAGATGACAGATACACACCATCATATATATCAATAAGTACTTCTTTAATAAGAATGTTTTACTATAATTGCTTCATTTATGAACTTGCTCACTTAGTTAAGTTGTATTACACActcacatatatgtatatatatatatatttatatatataaatatatatatctgtaAGGCAAACAAGGAAGAGTTACCTCTAATGCTGAGTTGAAGTTGAATTTCTTGAACTTTTTCCATGTCAATAGGTGAACAAACTTCACAAACAATGGTTGGAGAAGAGAGATGGAGCCATGCTCTCAACTGTATTAGGTAATATTTTATAGATAATGGGTTGGAATTGAGTGTGTGTTTGTATCATGTGGAAAATGAAATTTATATAGAATCATCCAAAATCTTTTACCAAAAATAATGCTCACTCATTGGTAATATGATTGGGTAGCCATTTTAAAATGGTAGCTAGATATCTTATATATTAAATGGGTTATTCTTCTGATTGTCAAATAATTTTGAGATAAAACCCCATGCACTTTAATCACACATTTCCTAAATTCCAACATAGTATCAGATCCAAATTAAACTCTAATGAGTATCCGATTCAAAGTGCCACCTGTCTAAAAAGATGAGCCAAAAGAGTCGTTGTCGGTCCAAAAAGACAAGCCATAAAAGAGTCCCTTGTGATCCATTGTGAATCCAAAGTACCTTGTGATCGAGCTATCCAAAATTGATCCAGCTATAATATATAAAGTAGATGGGCTACTTCTTTTATTGTTTGCACTTGTAATGATATTGGAAGTTGAGAACAAAGTCATCAAAGCCTTTGGGTGGTTAGGAAAAGTGAATGTGAATGATTAAGTGCAAACAAGGCATCCTTATCTTGATATTTCCCCTTGTTGGTGCATTAATATGCTTTAAAGCATTTGTTTTTGGAATGTATATTCTTGTTTGAGGAGTTTGAATTATGGTGAATCTTGCCTTGTGCCGTTTTAGTAATCATTGTTTAGTGTCATTTCTCATGAAGAGATTAATTAGTTATGTTGTAAGCCAAACATAAATTAAACAAGACTTCTCTAATGCTGAGTTGAACTTGAGTTCTTTTAACTTCTTTTCCATATGTTCTTAACAAtattagttaatattatttatgtgtTGTCAAAATACATGATGaggaaatatatataaatatagatatatatatatagatgtatCTGTTATGGATTTTCTAGTATGCAAGTCCACGTATCGTTTATAATAATAGATTCACAAGAGTAAAGTTGATCCTACAAGAatagtaattaattaacaaataattaaatttttaaattctatTTGGTGATAATAataagtgaaaaaaaattaaaaattattgaaaaagaaaacaaaaataaattaaagtgtAATTTAACAATGATTCAAGCCTAAGGTGATTAATTTGAATCAAATCTACTTTATATGGTTTAGTATAATTCAATTAATCACGAATTCTAATTTTTATGTGATAAAAGATTTACTAAAGAAATTTATTTTCGAGTTAGGGTATATAAATCTCAacctatatgtaaattttttactctcgtgataaatttaaataaatataaggcATCAAACATAAAAATCTTAAATGTTACACAGACCATATAAGTACTCTTATATCGAAATCTGTGtctattttactatagcataACTTCTCAAATTTTGTATTGAAATCATaaaacagttaattggtgatcagaaaattaaaaaaaaaataagtacaaATAGATGCACATAGAAAATTGGAAAAGAACTAAATCAcattaaaatcaaaataaagtgTCAAACAATCTCCATTTTCAACCCTAATTGAAAGTTTAACTGGAAATGACTCGATCTGGCCCATTCCCCAAAAGAAGTTTTTATGGGATCCCTATCTACCAAAATTTTCACTTTTGATTCCGGTGAACGAATAATTATTAAGTCCTCCTCTTTCTGGAAAGCATATACAAAGAGACCCGCCAATAATTAAGTAATTAGTGAATCTTTGAGAGATATTTAGACGTTGTTTTTTGTCTTCTATTTTCCATCTATCTATTTTCTTTAGTTATTCACTAGagcaattattatttgaaagtcGATCCGGGACAAGTGTTCGGATTATTGTGAACAATTGATTAAGACTAATAATTAagaacatgaaaaataaattataagaaAGAACTCGTCGAAAAAATAAAGTTGAAAATCTCTAGAGCCACCTTCTGCCTCTAATTTTCGTCTCTCAAAGTGTTGTTCTCAAAAGTGACAAATGTACCATTTTAATATCGAAATTAGGGTTTAAAAGCCATGACTTTTGTCAAAATATCATAGTAGGCCGCGACATTGGCCTTCCATGTCGCAGCTCTTGAAGGAAGTTTTCGGGTAGTGAGCTTCCTGGTGCGAGATTGATAATGTTTTGgtcataactctttcaatattactcggaattggacgattcaagatgttttgGAAAGCGAAAGaaagatctagaacttttattcacaatattttcttaaaagtGAACGCATCAtagttaaaaatttatttttaagaaatactCGACTCCTGTCTTTTGCCTTTATTGAATGAGCATATATAAAAGTTCTACATAACAATATGCACATCTTTATAAGCCATGTACCACTAAAAAACAACAAGAAATCCTAGACTAATTCCAACTCTTAACTTATTCACTTAAAACTTAAACAAAATAACTAGATGACATATGAGACCAAAGACAAGTATCATGCACACTTTTATATGCACCATTGTAATGGTATATGGgagagcatttttttttttacgaaaattcataTAACAATTCACATAGTAATTAACGGAACAATCTAAATCGTAACCAAAATTTACACAGCAGTCTACATAAAAACCATTAAAAcaattcaaaccataaatttataaaaaatagtacataaaataattacataattaaaCTTTGTTTACAAGTCAAATGAACAGAGGTTAACTAAAACCAAATAAGTTATTAATTGCTTAGCTAAAAACATACAAAATTAGAATATGAGTGACTAAAAACAAAATGTCTAATTACTCCgaaaatttaaacaaaacaACATGAGACCATCCAATTAAACTTAAGCTGTCTCAAGTAAAACAAACTATTTTAAACTTGAATAGGCACGATATTAGCATGTAACATTGGTTTGACCATTCCTTATTGGATTATCATTCTTGGAACTACAATTGTCAAGATAGTTTTGATAAGCATAAGAAACAAAACCCCAAATAGCCAAAACCATAGCCATAGCTTTGACCCCATCCATATTTTCATGGAAGAAAAACACAGCCATAATTGGGACAATAGGTGAACCCAAAACACTTATGACATTAGAGAAGAGTGAAGAGACTTCTAGTACTAAACCCACTACTCCAATGAAGTAAATTTGCCATGTTATAGTGATCCATAATAATGTCATGACATATGAAACTTTCCCAAGTTGAAACTCATTCATTTCTTCCCTCAAAGTTGACCACTCACTACTTGCAAAAAGTCCCACAAGTGTTACAATAGTTGCCCCAAGTGATTGAAACACTATAACATCAATGATAACTGAAAAGCTCTCATTTTTAAGAActtttttcatgaaaaattgAGTTAAGTTTAGGTTCAAACCAGACCCTGCTGAGGCACCCAATGTGCAAATAAACCCAATTGCATACTTCCCTTTTGAGattttagaagaagaagaagaagagtctTGTGATTCAGGGTTCGAAAACTAGCAAAAGAGAGGAGATGGTGAGAAGTACTAGGGAGTTTATTATGTAAGGAGTGAATTTTTGTGAGTTGAGAAAGAATGAGAAGAAAGCATTGAAAGCTAATTGAGATGATAATATGATTGAGTAAGTTGATACTTGAAGGTACATAAGTCCAACTGAGTAAAGGTAACAATTTGCTGCTATGAGTAGGCCAAGAACAAAGTAAATTGTGGTAACTAGTAACTTATTTGTTTTGGTTTTGGTAACTAGTaacttatgatttttatttggTATGAAATAGTAAGGAAGAAAAATAGGAAATCCTACTAATTGAACAAGTGTAGCCATCCATTTACTCTTTCCACCTTTTTCATAATACAATCTTCCTAATAAGGTTGCTACTGCTTGTCCACAAAGAACAAAGAATGAATAGATTCCGATTCGAATTGAAATTGTAAGTTTTCTGTGTTGATGAGAAGAACAAGTTATTGGCTGGTTGTTGTTGGATTCATTTGCTGAAGATAACAGATTAGATACATAATTAGCA
This region of Cannabis sativa cultivar Pink pepper isolate KNU-18-1 chromosome 7, ASM2916894v1, whole genome shotgun sequence genomic DNA includes:
- the LOC115697142 gene encoding LOW QUALITY PROTEIN: purine permease 21 (The sequence of the model RefSeq protein was modified relative to this genomic sequence to represent the inferred CDS: deleted 1 base in 1 codon; substituted 1 base at 1 genomic stop codon), whose product is MGGVEELQLSIIRANESNNNQPITCSSHQHRKLTISIRIGIYSFFVLCGQAVATLLGRLYYEKGGKSKWMATLVQLVGFPIFLPYYFIPNKNHKLLVTKTKTNKLLVTTIYFVLGLLIAANCYLYSVGLMYLQVSTYSIILSSQLAFNAFFSFFLNSQKFTPYIINSLVLLTISSLLLVFEPXIQDSSSSSSKISKGKYAIGFICTLGASAGSGLNLNLTQFFMKKVLKNESFSVIIDVIVFQSLGATIVTLVGLFASSEWSTLREEMNEFQLGKVSYVMTLLWITITWQIYFIGVVGLVLEVSSLFSNVISVLGSPIVPIMAVFFFHENMDGVKAMAMVLAIWGFVSYAYQNYLDNCSSKNDNPIRNGQTNVTC